The Streptomyces sp. 135 sequence GGGGTGACCCCGCCCGCCTTCGGCTCCTTGAGGCGCTCGGCCCGCTGCCAGCGCTCGTCGTTGGACGAACGCCAGTCGGAGCCGTCCCGGCCGCCCTGGGCATCGCCCTGACCGCCCTGGCCGTCCTGACCGGCACCCGCGTCGGGGGCGCTCCCGTTCCCGTTCGGGGACGAGGAGCCGCGGCGGGGGAGACCCGCTTCGGTCATGTCGTGGACGACGGACGGAGCCGGTCCCGGCCGCTCGAAGCCTACGCGCTCGGAGTCGGCCGCGGGGGCCGCCTGAGCGGATTCCGCTTCCTGCCCGTACTCGGGCTGGTAGCCGTCACCGCTGGGCCAGTCGTCCTGACGGGACCGCTCCGGATAGGAGATCTGGGGGTCCTGGTAGCCGCCTTGGGCCGCGGCCGCCGCGTCGGGGTAGTACTGCTCGTCGTACGCGGGCGCCTGCTGCTGCTCGTTGCCGTAACCGCCCTCGGCGTACTGCGTGTTGGCGTACGGGTCCTGGGTGTACTGATCGGTGGCGTACTGCTCACCGGCGTACTGCTCGTTGCCGTACGCGTTCTGGCCCTGGTCGTAGGTGACCTGCCGCTGCTCGTCGTACGCCGGCGCCTGCTGCTGCTCGTACGCGCCCTGCTGTGGCTGCTCGTGCTGCGGCCGCTGCGGCTCCACCTCGTCGCGGAAGAGCGGGCGGCTGCCGCCCGGCTGCTGGGCCTGTGCCTCCAGGGCGGCCCGGCGCTCCTCACGCATCAGGGAACGGCCGACGGGGTCGAGGCCGTGCTGACCCTCGGCGCCGTCACCGTGGTAGCGGCTGTCGTCGAAGCCCAGCTCCGCGGCGGTGTGCAGCGGCTCGGCCTCCAGGACCTGCTGCTCCGGGATGATCGACGAGACGGTGAACTCGGGGTCCTGTGCGTGGTGTTCGCCGCCGCCACCGTGCGTGATCCCGTCCGGCAGCATGACCAGAGAGGTCGTGCCCGCCTGCTCGCCCGAGGGGCGCAGCTGGACGCGGATGCCGTGCCGGTCGGCGAGGCGGCCGACCACGAACAGGCCCATGCGCTGCGAGATCGCGGCGTCCACGGTCGGCGGGTTGGCCAGCTTGTGGTTGATGTCCGCGAAGTCCTCGGCGGTGAGGCCGATGCCCTTGTCGTGGATCTCGACCATGATGCGGCCGTCGGGCAGCCGGGTCGCGGTGACGCGGACCTTGGTCTGCGGGGAGGAGAACGTGGTGGCGTTCTCCAGGAGCTCGGCGAGCAGGTGCACGAGGTCGGTCACCGCGAGGCCGTGGATCTCGGCCTCCGGGACGCCCGACAGCTCGATGCGCTCGTACTGCTCCACCTCGGAGGAGGCGGCGCGCAGCACGTCGACCAGCGGGACCGGCTGGTCCCAGCGGCGGCCCGGCTCCTCGCCGGAGAGGACCAGGAGGTTCTCGCCGTTGCGGCGCATACGGGTCGCCAGGTGGTCCAGGCGGAAGAGGTTCTCCAGCTGGTCCGGGTCGGCTTCGTTGTTCTCCAGGTCGGTGATGAGGGTCAGCTGGCCCTCGATCAGCGACTGGTTGCGGCGCGAGAGGTTGGTGAAGATCGCGTTGATGTTGCCGCGGAGCAGCGCCTGCTCGGCGGCGAGCCGCACGGCCTCGCGGTGCACCTGGTCGAAGGCGCGGGCGACCTCGCCGATCTCGTCCGTGGAGGTGATCGGGATGGGCTGCACACGGGTGTCGACGCGGCCGGGGTCGGTGCGCGAGAGCTGGTCGACGAGCATCGGCAGGCGCTGCTCGGCGATGTCGAAGGCGGCGGTGCGCAGCTGACGCATCGAGCGGGACATCTGGCGGGCCATCATCCCGGCCAGGATGAAGGCGGCGAGCAGCGCGAGCACCACGATGGCGCCCGTGATGTACGCGTTGCGCTGCGCGGTGGCGGCGATGTCGGAGGCCTCGTCCACGGCCTTGTCGGCGAGGTCCGACTCGATGGTGCGGTAGGCGTCGAACTTGGCGGTGGTCGTCGCCCACCAGGCCTGGCGCGTGATGCCCTTGCCGGCCAGCTCGACGCGGGCGCTCGGCTGCGTGCTCGGCAGGGTCGCGAGGGCGGCGACCATCTTCTCCTGGCT is a genomic window containing:
- a CDS encoding nitrate- and nitrite sensing domain-containing protein; this encodes MRRSKTSPAAPPTGDARGNFTPPPRTAASPVDVSPTPGNEPPASSGGRMSPRNWRVPTRLNAILLIPVLVGLVMGGFQVKGSIDTWSEAQDAESTARLVRASLDYGNRLIEERDLSAAPLLNGKRNDPVVVRARKATDKAAAAFKDAVEEMPDKEGLNRRLAAFRKVEPHLAPLRQAAYTTKLSGAKTEEGYVAIQHPLMEFANELGLGTGNITSYGRTVYAISLSKAALSLQRSLGTHLLVKPGPGTGSLALQRTSLSSYAYLERIAIEEYTGGGTPEDVAKLEQAKKELKAAAEKQANPAPSQEKMVAALATLPSTQPSARVELAGKGITRQAWWATTTAKFDAYRTIESDLADKAVDEASDIAATAQRNAYITGAIVVLALLAAFILAGMMARQMSRSMRQLRTAAFDIAEQRLPMLVDQLSRTDPGRVDTRVQPIPITSTDEIGEVARAFDQVHREAVRLAAEQALLRGNINAIFTNLSRRNQSLIEGQLTLITDLENNEADPDQLENLFRLDHLATRMRRNGENLLVLSGEEPGRRWDQPVPLVDVLRAASSEVEQYERIELSGVPEAEIHGLAVTDLVHLLAELLENATTFSSPQTKVRVTATRLPDGRIMVEIHDKGIGLTAEDFADINHKLANPPTVDAAISQRMGLFVVGRLADRHGIRVQLRPSGEQAGTTSLVMLPDGITHGGGGEHHAQDPEFTVSSIIPEQQVLEAEPLHTAAELGFDDSRYHGDGAEGQHGLDPVGRSLMREERRAALEAQAQQPGGSRPLFRDEVEPQRPQHEQPQQGAYEQQQAPAYDEQRQVTYDQGQNAYGNEQYAGEQYATDQYTQDPYANTQYAEGGYGNEQQQAPAYDEQYYPDAAAAAQGGYQDPQISYPERSRQDDWPSGDGYQPEYGQEAESAQAAPAADSERVGFERPGPAPSVVHDMTEAGLPRRGSSSPNGNGSAPDAGAGQDGQGGQGDAQGGRDGSDWRSSNDERWQRAERLKEPKAGGVTPSGLPRRVPKANLVEGTAEQTPQGGPQVSRDPEGRSREPG